The genomic interval TATTTAAGAAGGATGTTGAATATCAAATagatttattaaataaaaataataaaatacaactgttttgaaatattcttaCTCTTAAAGAAAACAGCTAGAcatgtttccaaaaaaatataGATTTATTGTGTCAgaactaaataaaaaatacatgacGTCTATATCTTTATCCGATGGAGGGCAATTAAATATAAAAGAATCTGAAATATACTACAAACTGACAGCATCGCTGTATTTGTAAGCTGAAAACATGGCCAACATTTCTTCATTCTTCGCATCCATgtcataatatttatttcagtacGATAAAAAAGGAGTGTCGTATGACCTGGAAATTACACACTATGTTATCCATAAGGGTCGCCTATTTAATCAACAGTTTATAGTAATTACCCTATCCAAAGGATTCGAACAGATAAAACAAATTAGATAACCCTTGTTAATTAGAATATGATTAAAGGTTTTTAATTATATCACTGATGAAGTACCCTAATTAGTGTGAAGATATGATAATAGCCCGCTGTGACAAGTATATAATTGTATTGCGTTTGCAATCAAATCCTAAAGACTTTTGAAAAATCCACTTTCCGTttccattaataaaatatttcccaTACATGGCCCGTTCTAGAATTCATTATGTATACGCTTTACCACATAACCTCTCCGTTCCCTTTTTTGTACAATTATGAAAACTAATAAATTCGTCAAGGTGAATTAGGCACATAAATACGATAATGCGTAATAGATGACTTATTGAAAAGCTGGTTCACGGGGCTAAATGAAATTTCAATCTAATAATCTTCTCCCTGCCAGGACATAATGTGTTTATAGATGTTATTCCACTTCCTCCACTTGCATTTTGTGGCATAATTAAATGTTAGtcgttttcttttctttttttttttacttgactTATTTCAGTCAACTGATGTCACCCTGGACAAAACTGTCCATGGTTAATTCTTAATTTCttgatttctgtttaaaaacatttttctgtgttcccTCGcccttttcattattatttgtatatcTTGAACTACTGTGTGTAACATTGAGCCATTCTGTAGCCTACTCTGCACCTGAAGGATAACTCAATATACGGCAGCACCAATGGAAACAGACTAGTCGTGTGTTGCGTTTGGCTCTTTTTCCTTTAGGTtccaaataatttaaaatgaagcgAAGCACAATGCTGGTTTTAGCCATCTGAAATGAATGCCTTGTCGAAGACTGCCCATGCGCAGAACACCCAGCGGCGTTGAGGCTAATGAAgaataataaatcatttaagGTTTTTCAGGTATAGCAGAGAGAGACGGGGCTGGGGGGGCGgcgagctggaggagagagagagagagagagagagagagagagagagagagagagaggagtcttTCCTTAGCCTCAGAGAAGAGGTAGATCGAGTCCCCGCAGCATTGAACATAGTCGAAGTCTCGACATAGTCACAATTTATctcttaattaaattaattgttgCACCGGAAACAACAGACAAGGGTCAAAGAGCGTTACGATTTACACGCCAATTTTTGGAAGTCTgaatgaagaagaaagaaaaaaacacaaatatcttATTTTTCACAGCGTCATCTGtgaagataaaataaaacactgaaaacgaTTTCGAAAAGAGAATAGGAAcctggaaaacagcagaaaagcgATAGAGTAGGAGGCGGGCATTTATTTTGAGGAGTGGCGTGTCACAGTCACAGTAGGAGAGGATCCAGAGGGCGCGTGGTGTGTGCTTCTCGCAACATCACTCCAACTAGACAGCAGCTCGACTTGGAGTCCCCAGACCTGTGGGGTAAGCGTAGATACGCGGCAGAGAGACCagacacattgttttttttcctctctctttgatTCTGTCACGCAGTTGTTACACGAAACTGACTCGAGACTTCAGGAGGCAGCAGGGTTTGAGCTCCAATCGAAGAGGCGGAGTCTTAACTTGTTAAAAGGAACTTGCTTCAACTCGGTCGCCTGcaaatatgatgatgatgtctCTGAACAGCAAGCAGGCATTCACCATGCCCCACACCAGCTTGCCCGAACCCAAGTATTCCAGTTTGCATTCTTCCTCGTCTTCTACTTTGACTTCGAATGCTCCTTCGTCTTCCTGCTCTTCTTCACGACACAGTAGtaccatcagcagcagcagctcagagacGATGCGCCGAGCCTGTCTCCCAGCCCCGCCGGTACGTATTCTGCATAATCACCGCTTAAAGGCACATTTTGACAGCCCACTTTTTTtgcttgatgtttttttcatgtctgcacAGCAAATCACCCAACACCTCCATTTTCCCCCAACTTATGTATTCAGCCGGGTTTGCCTTTCGTATTAATTTTTATGACCTGGGATGTTGCATgtgtcttgttttgtgtgttcttttttaggGATTTTTTACAttctggaaatgttttaatCCGAAGAGTGGAGAGGGAATTCCCTGCTGACAGTAATGTGTGCATTCTATTTGCAATTGCAGAGCAATATATTCGGAGGTTTGGATGAGAGTTTGTTGGCGCGCGCTGAAGCTCTTGCGGCGGTGGATATAGTCTCTCAGACCAAgagccaccaccaccaccctcctcATCACAGTCCTTTCAAGCCGGACGCGACCTACCACACCATGAACACTCTCCCCTgtacctcctcctcttcctcttcctcttccgTGCCCATATCTCACCCTTCCGCCCTGGCGgggcaccaccaccaccatcaccaccaccaccatcaccagccCCATCAGGCGCTGGAGGGAGACCTTCTGGACCACATCACTCCGGGTCTTGCACTCGGGGCCATGGCAGGGCCGGACGGATCTGTTGTGTCCACGCCGGCGCACCCTGCCCACATGGCGGGGATGAACCACATGCACCAGGCGGCCCTCAACATGGCCCATGCCCACGGGCTGCCCTCCCACATGGGCTGCGTGAGCGACGTGGATGCTGATCCCAGGGACTTGGAAGCATTCGCAGAGAGATTTAAGCAGAGACGGATCAAACTCGGGGTAACCCAGGCGGATGTAGGGTCAGCGCTAGCCAACCTGAAGATTCCGGGGGTCGGTTCCCTCAGTCAAAGTACCATCTGCCGATTCGagtctctcacactgtctcacaaCAATATGATCGCTTTGAAGCCGATCCTACAGGCGTGGCTGGAAGAAGCAGAGAAATCACATAGGGAGAAACTGAACAAACCCGAGCTTTTCAACGggacagagaagaagagaaagcgCACGTCTATAGCGGCTCCGGAAAAGAGGTCTTTAGAAGCCTACTTCGCTATTCAGCCGCGTCCATCCTCGGAGAAAATAGCAGCCATCGCTGAAAAACTGGACCTCAAAAAGAACGTGGTGCGTGTCTGGTTCTGTAACCAACGGCAGAAACAAAAACGAATGAAATACTCCGCATGCGTCTAGTTTGACCATTGGCGCTGTGAGGAACAATGAAGGCTAACAGACCCATAAACTGTTAAGAGACGATTTGTATAATATTTCTTATATCTCACTTTTTCAATCATCAATGACTTGTACGTTGAAGCAGAAATATTCACTGTATTCAGAGTGACTGAATATCAAAACACTCTCACGTCTTTAACCCAGAAAGGATGTGGAATAATTTAAAAGGATCGTTTGACCGAACAAGTAAGAACATTCCGTTTTCCCCAGTTACTGTGCTTCACGTTTCTTTCTCTCAATGAAGTACAACTTGTTACGCTTGTCACACTAAAAAAAATTGATCGATGgtatttgattaatttcagaTATTGAATTGAATATGATGTTACGTACAGTGGGCGATTATACCGATGAACTTGAGGCTAAATGGACACTGATGTTCAGTAACCTCGGCAGCAGGCCGTGAGCACTCGTTATTTCATGCATATATAGCAGTATTCCTTCGTCATTATGATGCAGTCTGGTGGTTTTAGGCCGAAACACGGAAGTCATGGAGGGCATCATTGTAGTGACTGGAAGCGATTATTAGATTACTGCCAAACAACCCCctgtaaattattcatttagccTTTCCATGCTTAATTTTGTGTTGGTTATACCTACTTCCACCTCGTCCGTTTTA from Megalops cyprinoides isolate fMegCyp1 chromosome 22, fMegCyp1.pri, whole genome shotgun sequence carries:
- the LOC118769730 gene encoding POU domain, class 4, transcription factor 2-like → MMMMSLNSKQAFTMPHTSLPEPKYSSLHSSSSSTLTSNAPSSSCSSSRHSSTISSSSSETMRRACLPAPPSNIFGGLDESLLARAEALAAVDIVSQTKSHHHHPPHHSPFKPDATYHTMNTLPCTSSSSSSSSVPISHPSALAGHHHHHHHHHHHQPHQALEGDLLDHITPGLALGAMAGPDGSVVSTPAHPAHMAGMNHMHQAALNMAHAHGLPSHMGCVSDVDADPRDLEAFAERFKQRRIKLGVTQADVGSALANLKIPGVGSLSQSTICRFESLTLSHNNMIALKPILQAWLEEAEKSHREKLNKPELFNGTEKKRKRTSIAAPEKRSLEAYFAIQPRPSSEKIAAIAEKLDLKKNVVRVWFCNQRQKQKRMKYSACV